GAGCAAAACCATGTCTTCAGCAGCCAATGGATTACCAGTGCCCTACACTTGGATTTTCCAGCTGTCTGAAGTGTACGTGATAAGTCTTATACTCTATCTAGTTTATGGCATTTTGTTACAATATGCTGAAGGAATAAAGACATCGGGCTATTCTGGTTTGAAATAAGGGATGGTTTTGTTTTACAAGGTTAGAAGGGATTTGGACGTATTCTAATCAGTAATATATCTAATAATctcatggtagattttttttctggtcaattCAGTCATCTCTGGAGTTACTAGATTAATATACATTATCTggaatgtataaatatacattatCTGGACTACAGTATGATATACCATTAATTTAAACTTTTGCTATCATAGCTTGCTTAGATCAGAATTCTGAAAAAGAACATTTCTACAAGGAAAGAAGGCatggagagaagggagaatgAATCTGCAGTCTCCTCCCCACTCTCATTCTGATCTCTTTTCTCTTTGCTACAGGGAAGCCACATAATCCCCAATGGAGAACAGTACAGAGGTGACAGAGTTCATTCTTGCAGGGTTAACTGATGACCCAGAGCTCCAGATACCACTCTTCATCATCTTCTGTCTCATCTATCTCAACACTGTGCTTGGGAACCTGGGAATGGTAGGGTTAATTCTGCTGGACCCACACCTCCACACTCCCATGTACCTTTTTCTCAGTCACCTATCTCTGGTAGACTTTGGTTATTCTTCAGCTGTCACTCCCAAAGTAATGGCAGGACTCCTTTCAACAGACAAAATCATATCCCGCAATGCTTGTGGCACCCAATTCTTCTTCTTTGTAAGCTTTATAACTACAGAAAGCTTCCTGCTGGCTGCCATGGCTTATGACCGCTATGCAGCAGTGTGTAAGCCTCTGCATTACACCACCACCATGACCACAAACACATGTGCTTGTCTGACCATAAGTTCCTATGTCTGTGGCTTTCTGAATTCCTCCATCCACACTGGGAACATTTTCAGCCTCTCCTTCTGCAAGgccaatgtgatatatcacttctTCTGTGATgctcctcctctcctggccctCTCATGCTCAGACACCTCTGTCAGTGAGATGGTGATTTTCTTTGTGGTGGGTTTCAATGATGTCTTCTCTATTGTAGTCATCATGATCTCCTACCTGTTTATATTCATCACTATTCTGAGGATGCGCTCATCGGAAGGACGCCAGAAGGCCTTTTCTACTTGTGGTTCCCACCTCACTGCAGTCTCTATCTTCTATGGGTCAGGCATCTTCGTGTACTTACAGCCCAGCTCCAGCCACACCATAGGCACTGACAAGATGGCGTCTGTGTTCTACAGCATGATCATCCCCATGCTGAACCCTCTGGTCTACAGTCTGAGGAACAAAGAGGTCAAGGGTGCATTCAAAAAGGCTGtggagaaagcaaaacaaaattttctATAGCATtccatttaaattaaattaaatttttagtagaattcccatttttactatgttaatttaaccaatccatgagcatgagagatctttctgttagaagaaaaagtgggaaagaactttgtactcattggcacaggagacagcttcctggaTCACCGagagctcaggcactaagatcaatcATCAATTAAttggaccccatgaaactgaaaagcgtctgtaatgcaaaggacatggtcaacataacaaaatggcagcctgcagactgggaaaaggtctCCATCAACCCTACATTGGatacagggctaatatccagaatatattaagaactcaaaaaattatacACCAACAaacaataatccaattaaaaatggagtacagactaaacaaagaattttcaacggGGGAATACCAAATGGTggagaaccacttaaagaaatgttcaacgtccttagtcattagggaaatgcaaaatcaaaatgactctgagattccatctcacacctatcagaatggctaagataaaaactcaagtgacaacacatgctggaaaggatatggagaaaagagaaccctcttccattgtaaacttgtacaatcacattggaaatcaatctggcacttttgcAGACTGTGGGAAACCCAgttatacctcaagacccagctgtatcactcctgggtatatatctgaaagatgctcaatcatataaaaaggacatttactcaactatgttcatagaagctgtatttgtaatagctagaatctggaaacaatccagatgtcccttaattgaggaatggatacagaaattgtggtatatttacataatggaatactactcagccattaaaaacaaggaaatcatgaaatttgcaggcaaatggtgggaactagaaaagatcatcctgagtgaagtaactcagaagcagtaagacactcatggtatatactcacttataagtggctattagccatataataaaggataaatatagtaatatactcagacctaaagaagctaaacaacaaggaggaccctagggaagatgcttaaatcttatttagaagggaaaacaggatagacactggaaacagtagaagagaaggaacagtatgggagcctaccacaggtgtcctctaaaagactcaacccagcaggggatcaaagtggatgcagagactcacagtgaaactttggacagagcacaggaagtctcaTAGAAGAAGGGCAATATAAAGGAACCTGGTgcaacaggaacctcacaaggaaaCCACGAAGGACAAAAAAAGCTGGGCCTAGGcagaactgcagagactgatcatcaaccaaagaccatgaatagaGAGGACCTACACCTCCTGGTGAGATGTAGCCCATtcacagctcagtctcaatgtgggaCACCtagaaaggggaaaaagagacagtctctgatatgaatttggttgcttgctctttgatcatttctttttgATGGGACGagctagccagcccacagaagaggatccaggcagtcctgatggtatctgaaaggctagggtcagaccatagggacttcccctatcagtggactacatTAGAGGGACAagggagaaagagggtgggagggtggaaccgcgaggagatgaaggagggtggctACAACTGGGATTTGAAGTATATACTACTACTACTAAAAGAATCCATCCCTAGACAAGTTCAATGAAAAAACCTATATGGCCTTTCAAAAATACGttgtataataaaaacatttttttaaaattaaaaggaatggctggagtgatggctcagcagttgagagcactggctgatcttccagagatcctgagttcaattcccagcacctacatgaagCTTACTACTGTCTGTAGCTATACTCCATGGGATACCACACCTTCTTCTGGTGAGCAAaacaagtgtacatgcagacaaaatatctatatactaaataaataaatctttataaaaattaaaaggaatgagaaaatgtccttgttatatacttgagcacattttggatatatgactaggagtggtgtagctgaatcttgaggtagcactattcctaattgtctgacaaaaatgtcagattgatttccaaagtggttgtactagtttacattcccaccagcaatggaggagggttccccttgttccacatcctctccagcatgtgctgtctcttgattttttgatctcagccattctgatgggtataaggtgaaatctcagggtcgttttgatttgcatttctctgatgactaaggacgttgaatatttcttttttatatttttgttttttatattaattgtactttattcactttgtatttcagctgcagcccactccctatttcctcccaagccctccctccctcccttccccctccctccctccctcttctcttcccgtGCTCTGTGCTCTTTTCCAAGTcgactgacaggggaggttcttgtttttctgccattcaatattcctctattgagaatgctctgtaccccatttttttttaaactggattacttgatttgttaacttcttgagttctttatatatcctgaatACTAGCTCACTGTCggttatagggttggtgaagatcctttcccagtctgtaggctatcattttattttgatgatggtgtcaaggacatttgcacaaccatgtttatagcagctttatttctaatagccagaatcagaaaacaatccagatgtccctcaattgaggaatggatacagaaattgtggtacatttacatagtggaatactactcagcaattaaaaacaaggaaatcatgaaatttgcaggcaaatggcaggaactagaaaagataatcctgagtgaggtatcccagaagcagagagacacacatggtatatactcacttataagtggatattaagcatatagtacaggataaacatactaaaatatgtacacctaaaaaagctaagcaagaatgaggaccctaggtaagataatcaatcctcattcagaaatgcaaatgggatggatgttggaagagggagaaaacagggaaagggacaggagcctaccatagagggcctctgaaagactgtacccgtcagggtatcaaagctgatgttgagactcatagccaaactttggacagagtgcaggcaaccttataaaagaaggaggagatagaaaacctggcggggacagtagctccacaaggagagcaacacaaccaaaaaatctgggcacaggggtcttttgtgagactgatactctaaccaaggactattcgtggagataacctagaacccctgcacagatgtagcccatggctcagtcttcaagtaggtaccctaataatgagaacagggactgtctctgacatgaattcattgactggctttttgatcacctccctgtgtgtggggagcagccttaccaggccacagaggaagacaatgtagccagtcctgatgagacctgataggcaagggtcagattgaagggactaagacctcccctatcagtggacttggggagggtcatgggaggagatgaatgagcGAGAGTGGGAtatggagggaatgagggagggggttatagctgggatacaaagtgaatatactgtaattaataaaaatttaatattttaaacaattaaataaaatatataagtgacaaaaaaaactcaaaaaatttgaaaaggaTTAAATTGCTTCCCTAAACTTTTCAAATGtgagaaaactgaaataatatgtattccaaattttaaaacatgactcaaaattttagaatatttgtttattaatgtATAACAATAATGTTATTGATAACAAGTTTTTGGTGTTTGATAATTACAATTAAATGTTATATTCTGATGTATTTAAATATAACTAATTCTGCTCACATccatatattttgtatattaacgTTATCAAATAATCATATTGGTCTTATATAATTCTTCACCAATATGGAGGTTTATCTTACAGAACAAGCACCTCTATAAAGATATTTACTTAACAATCTCAAACTTCTTTAAATTGAGAAGTCCACAAATGCAGAATATTATTTGATCCAACCCACCCTAATTCCATTCTCTCCAAGTCTTCCCCTACCTTCTTCCTACTTTTTATCTAAATCTCATGAGTCCAACCTCTTAAACCACCTGAGTCAGCTTAGTGCTGgcaggtatgtgtgtgagtgGAGGACTGTGTACTTGAACAATGGTAGTCTTTCAAGGTTCATATTCTTGACAAAAAGTTACTGTCTCTCCCTGAGCAGTCATAGTGCCAGAAGGGGTGAAATTTCATGATCACCTCCTCTATCCATGCTAGGTTTCtggttggcttgatcttgtgcatgCAATCTCATTGCTATGAGTTTATATGCGGATCAGCCCTGTCCTATCaaataaatactattttattaTAGACCTGCACTGcttctggctcttatattctttctacCACCTTTTTGAGATGAACCTTGGGCTTTGGGGTATGACTATGCTATAGATGTCTCACCCAGAGCCAAGCATTCCACAGTCTCTTATTTTTTGCGTATTTATTAGTTGTGTCTGATTTAATCATTATCTATTGCAAAAGGAAGCTCTAATGACAATTTAAGTGTACAACAATCTTATAAATTAAGAAGTTAGTGAAATGATTAATAATATGTCCATTTAGTAGAATATAATTGGGGTTCCCCTTATGGCTTATAACCTAGTCAGCCATGTTTTCTTGGCCTAGTTAATGGTATCAGATACAATTTATGTCTTGTATagacctagcagtggtatagctgggtcttgaggaagcactattcctaattgtcttagaaagcgccagatagctttccagagtggttgtaccagtttacattcccaccagcagtggaggagggttcctctttctccacaacctctccagcatgtgttatcgcttgagtttttcatcttggccattctgatgggtgtaaggtgatatctcagggtcgttttgatttgcatttccctgatggctaatgaggatgagcatttctttaagtgtttttctgccatttgttattcctctgtcgagaattctctgtttagctctgttccccatttttttaattggattacttggtttgctgcttttcagcttctttagttctttgtatatactggatattagtcctctgtcagataaagggttagtgaagattctttcccaatctgtaggcagtcgttttgttttgatgacggtatcctttgctttacagaaacttttcagtttcatgaggtcccatttattgattgttgctcttagagcctgtgctgttggtgttctgttcaggaagttgtctcctgtgccaatgagttctaggctgttccccactttttttccaattgatttagggtatctggttttatgttgaggtccttgatacactttgactttagttttgtgcagggtgataaatatggatctattttcatttttctgcatgtagacatccagttggtccagcaccatttgttgaagatgctgtcttgtaAAGCAGGCTTTAAAATCCCCAAAGAAAAAGATTGTTCACTTTTATATAAGTCATATTGTTATTGCCCCAATGGATCTGTCTTTTCAGTACTGTTATTGTTGTAGCTCGGGCTAACAACTTGGAAGATTGTTTAATACTTTTCTACCTTAGTAGCATAAATAGAACTTATGAAAGCTGGGGATGGGGGGTAGAGGTGAAATTTCCAGTTTgataccagcttgatttctctatgtcaTATGACTTAAGTATGgcctgtcttcagcaataggatgTTAGTGCCAAGTTAGGAAGGGTAACCAAGAGTAAGTGTTAGATAGTAATATCTTGGAGAGGGATTGTCTCCTTGTTACAGAGCAACTCCATTTAAACTTTTGATATATGCATAtgatgtatatttatatgtatgtgtatgtatatgtatttttaggAGGCCTTTATACTACTTTTATAGTAGTGACATCTATATGACATTTTCAAAAATCTTCAGTGTTAGTTATTTCTCCCCatacttgttgattttttttttatcatggtaGTCTGTCTCTCATTCCATTTAACTTTTCCTCTTCCAATATTTTCACCTCTTCAGACTATGATTATTGTATTCTCTTTCTCTTGAAATAAACTTCTACCACCATCATGGCTCCTTGCTAGTTTCCTTGGCCTTCCAATTTAAGCATACGTATCCATATATTCAAATAATGAATCCATATATGAAAGACAGCAGTTAATGTTTGTGTTTCTGGACCTGGGTTACCTAACTTACAATAATCATTTCTAGCCCTATCATTTACCTGTAaagttaataattttatttttcttacaccTGGACAATACCCAATTAGATATATGTTCCACAGCTCCATTATCCATTCAATAGTTGGTGGGCATCTAACTTGCCTTTATTTCTTAGTATTGAACAGAGTAGCACCAAAAATGGGTGAGCAAGCATCTCCATAGGAGAATATAGAGTACTTTGGGAAAATGTCAGTACAGGTGCAGCTGGTTCACATGGTAGATCTAGTTGTAGCTTTTGGGGGAACTTTCATAGATTTTCATACTGACCATAccagtttgcacttccaccaatAGTGAAAACATGTTTCCTTTTCCCCACGTTCATGTCGTCATTTGTTATCTTGTGCTTTTGTTTCTGACAGAAATAAGATAAATCTCAAAGTAGTGTCAATTAAATTTTCCTCATGCTAAAAATTTGAACATTTGAAGAATATTTCATAGAAAATTGTGTcacttcttttgagaattctctgttttgtccTATGCGATGGATTTTAGTggagttatttgttttcttggtgtctattattattagatttaaattgttattattattattattaattttgagtttctctgtgtagccttggttttcctggaatttactctgtagaccaggatatcCTTAAATAGCTCTGCAtacctctgcctttcaagtactgggattaaaggtgtgtgcctgacctcagtgtttattattattagaccTTCACATGTTCTAGATACCAACCATGGTCATTTTTATAGCTGGTAAACATTTTATCCATGTATTTCTCATTAAACAGAGATGTGTGTGTAGGGCATACATTCACCCATGTGTGCATATGAACATGTGACCATATTCGTTTGAAAGAATTTTAAGTCTGCTATTCTGCCTTGGTGGGTGATTGATTGACTTAAATCCATTCATTCTAGGGCTGCTGCTTTTAAGATATTTTCATCTTTAAGCTTGACAAATAGCTGcaaattatattaataattaGAACTATACAGACTGTATAGTCAGTATTTTTCATGTATTGGGAAAGTAAATGATACTGTCTTATTGTAGATTTGATATGAAACTAAAATATGAATGTTAAAGAAGCTTTTATATTTCCCACAACCTTTTTGAATGCACCCTTGACCTCTTTGTTCCTCAGACTGTAGACCAGAGGGTTCAGCATGGGGATGATCATGCTGTAGAACACAGACGCCATCTTGTCAGTGTCCATGGTGTGGCTGGAGCTGGGCTGTAAGTACATAAAGATGACTGTCCCATAGAAGATGGAGACTGCAGTGAGGTGGGAACCACAAGTGGAAAAGGCCTTCTGGCGTCCTTCCGATGAGCGCATCCTCAGAATAGTGATGAATATAAACAGGTAGGAGATCATGATGACCACAATAGAGAAGAGCGCGTTAAAACCCACCACAAAGAAAATCACCATCTCACTGACAGAGGTGTCTGAGCATGAGagggccaggagaggaggagcATCACAGAAGAAGTGGTCTACCACACTGGCCTTGCAAAAGGAGAGGCTGAAAATGTTTCCAGTGTGGATGGAGGAATTCAGAAAGCCACAGACATAGGAACTTATGATCAGACAAGCACATGTGTTTGTGGTCATGGTGGTGGTGTAATGCAGAGGCTTACACACTGCTGCATAGCGGTCATAAGCCATGGCAGCGAGCAGGAAGCTTTCCGTAGTTATAAAGCCCACAAAGAAGAAGAATTGGGTGCCACAAGCATTGCGGGATATGATTTTGTCTGTTGAAAGGAGTCCTGCCATTACTTTGGGAGTGACAGCTGAAGAATAACCAAAGTCTACCAGAGATAGGTGA
This is a stretch of genomic DNA from Meriones unguiculatus strain TT.TT164.6M chromosome 1, Bangor_MerUng_6.1, whole genome shotgun sequence. It encodes these proteins:
- the LOC110542771 gene encoding olfactory receptor 5B12-like, which encodes MENSTEVTEFILAGLTDDPELQIPLFIIFCLIYLNTVLGNLGMVGLILLDPHLHTPMYLFLSHLSLVDFGYSSAVTPKVMAGLLSTDKIISRNACGTQFFFFVSFITTESFLLAAMAYDRYAAVCKPLHYTTTMTTNTCACLTISSYVCGFLNSSIHTGNIFSLSFCKANVIYHFFCDAPPLLALSCSDTSVSEMVIFFVVGFNDVFSIVVIMISYLFIFITILRMRSSEGRQKAFSTCGSHLTAVSIFYGSGIFVYLQPSSSHTIGTDKMASVFYSMIIPMLNPLVYSLRNKEVKGAFKKAVEKAKQNFL
- the LOC110544576 gene encoding olfactory receptor 5B12-like is translated as MENSTEVTEFILAGLTDDPELQIPLFIVFCLIYLNTVLGNLGMVGLILLDPHLHTPMYLFLSHLSLVDFGYSSAVTPKVMAGLLSTDKIISRNACGTQFFFFVGFITTESFLLAAMAYDRYAAVCKPLHYTTTMTTNTCACLIISSYVCGFLNSSIHTGNIFSLSFCKASVVDHFFCDAPPLLALSCSDTSVSEMVIFFVVGFNALFSIVVIMISYLFIFITILRMRSSEGRQKAFSTCGSHLTAVSIFYGTVIFMYLQPSSSHTMDTDKMASVFYSMIIPMLNPLVYSLRNKEVKGAFKKVVGNIKASLTFIF